A single genomic interval of Mycobacteriales bacterium harbors:
- a CDS encoding VOC family protein gives MPAITGEVIATLTVTDPSRSGDWYRDLLGMHEESRHVQSDGHVGQVCLIERRSGLRLCLVDHASSNSDPFDERRTGLDHLEFLVDSRDELTAWVGRLDELAIINSGVKEPSYTSNAMITFRDPDNIQLEFFWLAPVTPPD, from the coding sequence ATGCCCGCTATCACCGGCGAGGTCATCGCCACACTGACCGTCACCGATCCGTCGCGGAGCGGGGACTGGTACCGAGACCTTCTCGGCATGCACGAGGAGAGTCGTCATGTTCAGTCGGACGGCCACGTCGGACAGGTCTGCCTGATCGAGCGTCGAAGTGGCCTGAGGCTTTGCCTCGTCGACCACGCCTCCAGCAACAGCGACCCGTTCGACGAACGTCGGACGGGCCTGGACCACCTCGAGTTCCTGGTCGATAGCCGAGACGAGCTCACTGCATGGGTCGGTCGGCTGGACGAGTTGGCGATCATCAACTCGGGTGTGAAGGAACCGTCGTACACGTCGAACGCGATGATCACGTTCCGCGACCCGGACAACATTCAGCTCGAGTTCTTCTGGTTGGCGCCGGTCACACCGCCTGACTGA